The genomic window TTTCCAGATTTCTATCATATTATTTCAGCACGATATTTACGTTATCGTCAGGCGCATCGTCAGGAATTGGCTCAAAAAATAAGAGAAGATGTTCGACAAGCAGCACTTAAACTCCATGCAGAAGGCAAAAACCCTCATGGTAAAAGTGTTGGAAAACTCCTCAGTAAGCCAGGAATCATGTTGAATAAAGAAGCTCAAGTTGCCTTACGTCAAATTCGCCTTGAATTGGGCTATGAAAAATAGGCAAATAAAATGCTCAAAATCCACAAATTTTGAGAAAAAGTCTTCTTAAATAAGAAATTCAACAGATTTTGTCCAATTTAAATATGTTGCATCAAAGAACCAATGATTTATGGGATTTAGAAAAACCCATTATTACGGAACGTAGTCACCTCAATCACCTGAAACCAATTTGTGTTGGAACAACAATGGTGGAAAGCTTAACAGGATACATTGCTAGATTGGCAGATTCCCACAACGTATTTCCAGGAATTCTCATATCAAGAGAAATTGCCCCATTTCTCAAGGAAATTTTTCTTAAAGACAGCAGCAGCAGAGGTTTACGCGCCTTATTCCATCGTGCCACAGCTTTAAATGGTACAGGAGTTATGGCACTAGATTTTGTAAATTCACTTGAAAAACTAACATCTCAAAGCAATTTGTGCTTTCTTACCTTGCTTTCTTGGGCTGAAATAATTCCCCCTAGAGGCTTGTTTAATTCCTACAAGACATGGTGTTCTGCTTGTTATGAAGACTGGTACTTATCAGGGGAAGTTATATACGAGCCTTTAATTTGGAACATCAGTAATTTTAGGGTGTGTCCCTACCATCATCAACGTCTTCAGAATATATGTCCTCATTGCCAAGAAGTAATACCCCTGCTCACTTGGAGATCACGACCAGGGTACTGCTCAAATTGTGGTGGATGGTTAGGTAGAAATGACAGTAAAACCTCTACAGATGAATTTTATCGGCAAGGATTTTTATCCAAAGAAGAGTTGGAGTGGCAAACGTGGGTAGCAGAGGTGCTTGGAGAATTAATTGCTGCTATCCCATATCTAAAAACTCCACTACCAAAAGAAAACATTGCAAAATCCCTTGGTATAGCGATAGATATGGTTTCTGAGGGAAATTTAGCGGCTTTTGCCAGTCTACTTGGACTACCAAAAAATACAGTATGGATGTGGAAAAATGGTAAAGCTGTACCCCAAATTGATTTACTGCTAAGAATCTGCTACTTTCTAAGAGTCACTTTATTAAATTTCCTCACATCAGAAGATATTGCCAGTTGTATCAAGATAACAATAAAGCCACCTTACCAGCGATCGCGTAAACCAAGAATATCCCCAAAGTCGTTCGCCCTGGAGCAGGTACAGGATGCTTTACTAGCCGTAGTTAGAAGTGGCGAAATACCGCCACCAGCAATGAGAGAAGTAGCTTTGCAGCTTGGATATGATAGGAGGACAATCCTACAACATTTTCCAGATTTGTGTCATACTATTTCTGCTAAATACATTAGTTACCGCAAATCATTACGTCTGGAAAATATAGAACTGTCTTGCAAGGAAGTGCAACAGATTGTTGTTAGGCTGTGTAATGAAGGAATCTATCCGACAGAAAACCTTGTATCTCAGTCTATGACCAAGCCTGGATATTTGAGATATAAGGAAGTCCGTGCTACATTGCAGCAAGCACAGACAAATTTCTCTGGGTAGGCAGATTCATCACTCAGAATGGTCAAGACCAGGTTTAATTGAATGTCAAATTTTTAAACCATAACTTTGCCGGGGAAGTTTTAAACCATAAGGTTGCCGTTGCGGCAATATTATGCTTTAAATCACATGAACAGCGACATTCAATTTGTGAATGTACAATGGACGTAACTGGATTCGAACCAGTGACCTCTACGATGTCAACGTAGCGCTCTAACCAACTGAGCTATACGTCCTTACCACACGATTTATGAGTATAGCATATTCTTCTTATAAAGCCAATATTCTTTCAAAAAATCTCTACTGCTGAAGTCTGTTCTTGGCTTGTGATATTAGCGTTTGTGCTTCTGCGTAGGCTGTTGTCCCAGACTTCACTGTACTTAGCTGGTTGATAATTCCCTGAATTTGCGCTTGAAACTGCTGTTGGTCGGAAGGAGGAGCAGCAATTAACCTCTGAATTTCCTCATTCGCCTGTTTCAGTAATAATTGTGACTCTATCTCAGCTTGTAGTCGAGTCTCGATAATGCCTAAATTAGTTTGATAAGTCGCTAGCAACTTCTGAGCTTCTAAATAACCGGGTTCTTCTACCCGAATGGTTTGCAATTGCTCAATAGCGGTTGACCATAATTTAGCAATTTGCTTCCATTGCATATCTGTATGGGGTGGATTTTGGGCTGATTTAGCGGCTGCAAGGGCAAATTGTTTTGCACCCTCAATTAATTTGCTACTGCGGGGGTCAACAATACCCTGAATTTTGCTTTGGTAGCTGACTAATAACTTTTGGGCTTCTACATAACGGGGATTTTCTAAAGGAACTTGATTAATGCGGTTAATAGCCTGTTGCCATAATTCCGATGCAACTTTTGGCTGAGTTGGCTTGGCTTGTTCGGCTGCTAGGTCAAATTCTTGGGCGGCTGTGATGAAGTTACCAATACGGGCGTTTTCAAAATCTCGTTTGAAAGCGTTAAGTTTAGTTCGTGCTGTTTTTGCTGCTAGGGTTTGTTGAGGAATTTGTTCTAATTGGTCTATTCCTTCTTGCCAAATTGCGATCGCTTTTTCTCTATCTTTAGTATTATTAGCCTGTTCATATTGCTGCTTGGCCGCTTTTAGGGTTTCTTCGGCTTGGGAGAGTGGGACTAAAGCGTTTTTGTCTTGAAACACAATCGCTTCTATCCTTCCTACCCGTTGACGCGCTGTTTCAAACTCATCTACAGTAAACCGCCAGGTACAGCCAAATAAATTACAGTACGCCTGGGGATAATACCCTAAAAACCAAACTGGTAAATTATCTAAATTTTGTTTTGCAGCTTTGACTTTTTCACCACCGCGTTCAATATCTGCTGGGCTAGTAGCTTTATTAATTAATTGGTCTGCTTGTTCCAGGTTGTGAATTGCTCCCCGATAGTGATAATCCATGTTGATATAACTAGGCAATAGCAGGATGGGTACAGTTTTCGCTACAGGCCAGCGAATCATCGGATAAGGCAAATTCACTACCCAAAGTACCCCAGCCGAAGCACTCACAAAAATTGCTACCCACTTGATTTTGCTAAAAATACCAGGTGGTTGATTAACTTGTACAGCTTGTTTGAGAATTTTCTCGCTGAATTGTGGATATATGTCCACAACTGTTTCACGCAGTTCATCTAAACCAACTGGAGAGCCTTTTTCTGTCCGCAGTTGTTCTAACCGGTTAATAACTATTTCTTGTTCGATTTTACTCACTTGGTCATTACCAGTGCATTTCTGTATTTCCGCTAGCAGTAGTTTCCAGGCTTTTTTGTTAAGGCGATACATAGATTAAAGCTGTAACTTATAAATCTAGTATTCCCATAGCTCATCAGAAAAATTACCAAAATTTACCACAGTCAAACAATCAGACTCATCAATAAAGATAATTAAATCTCTAAAAACAATTGCTAAAATCTATAAGTCTGATAAGAAAAACTTGATAATACAAATGTCAACTGCTTTAATTACCGGTGCATCAGGTGGTATTGGTAAAGCCTTTGCCCAAGAATTAGCTGCACGTCAAACTAATCTAGTTCTTGTAGCTCGTTCAGAAGCAAAGCTACACCAGCTTGCTCAAGAACTACAAGAGAAATATAAAATCCAAGTAGATGTAATAGTTAAAGACCTCACAGAAGCAGATGCTGCGGCGGCGGTATTTAATATTACTAAATCTAAGGGATTAACTATTGATTTGTTAATCAACAATGCTGGTTTTGGAGATTACGGTGATTTTGCGGAAAGGGATGGGGAACGCCAAGTTAAGATGGTACAGTTAAATGTTTTAGCTTTGGTAGATTTAACCCATAAATTTCTACCATTGATGCGACAACGCCGTTCAGGAAGCATTATTAATGTATCTTCAATAGCCGCATTCCAACCGATACCATACCTTTCTGTATATGCTGCAAGTAAGGCTTTTGTGTTGAGTTTTAGTGAAGCGTTGTGGGCAGAAAATCGTGACTATGGCATTCGTGTCTTAGTTGTTTGTCCTGGACCAACGGAAACCAGCTTTTTTACTGAGGCTAGATTCCCTATGGCTTTTACTAGTAAAACCAATAAAATTTCTACCCCTGAAGAGGTAGTAAACGATGCTTTAAATGCTTTGGGAAAGGGAGTTTCAACGGTAATTAGTGGCAATCTACTAAGTAAAATAATTACGAATATGCCGCGATTTTTACCGAGAGAAACCCTTGTACATATTTTAGAAAAACAGTTTAAAGCTTAAGTGACGAACAGTGGATATCTTTCCAAGAGATGTTGGTAAAATATCCACTGTCAACGCTGTAGAAAGTATTCACAATGTTAAATAGTTATACAGTCAACGTTGTGTAAATTGTGATATAGATAAAACAAAGTAAGATGGGGTAGTTCATTTGACTGTTGGTTCTGGTTGGGGTGAGTTGTCTACTTGAGTTGGGTCTTGGGTTAAAGGTGTCCAGTAACTGGCAATTAGGGCAACCATCAGCCACCAGAGGGTATTGACTTCAGGACGAAACCAGATGGTGTCTACTGTACCGTGAGCCAGCATCCCTAATAGAGTTGCAAATGCCCCAATTAACCAAAAGCCTTCTAAATTACCGGATTGTCGCAATCTGCGTAACTGTAAAAGTGCAGTATTGGAAATGACAATTATTAACCAGAGAAAACAGCCAAGACCAACAAAACCCGTTTCTACAGCCACCTCTAGGAAAATGGAATAGGCACTCAACGCACTATAACGAGGACGCTGGTAAAGAGGATAGATTTTATTAAAAGAGTTGTGACCTGGGCCAATACCGATAATTGGCCGATCGCGAATCATCTCAAATACAGCATCCCAAACATTGCGGCGAAAATTATTACTGCTATCTTGGCGATCGGCAAAGATGCTAAAAACCCGTAATCGGACTGGTTCAACAAATATCACTGCTACAATCAATAACCCAATCACGCCTCCTAAGAGTATGGGTAGTGACCAAGTGCGCCAAAAATCTGGTAGTTGTACACTCCACCAGTAAACTAACAAAACGATCGCCGCGAATACTGCTACCAATAGCCCAATCCAACCACCACGACTAAAAGTTAAAATTAGGCAAGTAGTATTAACAATCAACATTGTTAATGCTAAAGATTTTTTAACCCAACCTTGCCAAGCAAAAATAGCTACCAGGCTAAAAACTACAGCCGGGACTAGATAACCAGCTAACAAGTTAGGATTACCCAAATAACTATAAACCCTAGTAGTCTTAGATAAAGAAGATGTTGGGTCAACCCAAGTAGCTAGTTGTACTGCACCAAAACGCCATTGCCTTAAACCATATACACTGACAATCAATGACACGTGTAAGTAGATGGTGATGATCCAAGACCGCAAACGAGGCGATCGCAGTACCCTAGCACACAAGGCAAATAGCAATAAATACAGCGTTAATGTGATTAAATCATTTAAAGCTGCTCTTGGTACGGGTGATAATGCCGTTGCGACTATGGCAACCCCCCAATAAAGCAACACCAGCAAATGAATAGGAGTAGCAAGGGAAGTTCTGATTGAGGCTGGTTCATCAGTTAAGGTCAACAATAGCCAAAATCCCACACAAGCTAAGAGCAATACTCCTATCAGGGTACTAGAGACAAAAGGGGCAAGAGCATATATTAAACTCAGTAAAGCCGTAGCAATTACATCTCCCCACTGAAGTAAAACACTAGTTTGCCGCCAAGAAAACAACAATCCCACTAGAAACTTATGTAAATAACTAGAAGAAAGATATTGTTTAAGCGGTAAATACGATAAAGTAAACCGTTGCCAGACTAAATTCATAAAACCCACTTTGATCAATTAGCAAGCCCTTTTAGCACGTGGACTTGATCATATAGCGGCTCATTATAAAGTAATAATCCAGATAGCAAATTGGTAATTGGTAATTCGGTTGTTAATAATAGCTACCATAACAGTCCTCTCTAGGGCAGGGAGCATCAAGAAATATTACTCGTTTTTGGGGAATTATTTAATTGCAGTGGTAGAGTCAGTACATAACGATGCCCTGATTGTGCTGAACCTTGAATAGCAATTTGTCCACCATGTAATTCTGCCAATTGACAGCTAAGTAACAGACCTAAGCTTTCTCGTGACAAATTACCTTCTCCTGGAGTTAAGTCTTCTTCAGGATCTACAGCCGAAATATTTGGGCGATCGCCATTTAGATTTTGCAACTTTTCTAGTGTGATTGGCAAACTCCCTGTTTCCTCATGACTATCGAGATGGATACTATAAGGGGCGGTTTCGCCAGCCAACTCCATCAGAGTCAATGAATTGAGGCGGAAGTAAGGGTCAACCTCAGTAATCCCATCTCCTAACCAGGGATGGGAAGCCCATACCGTGATATTGAGTACATTTTCTTTGTAAGAAACGTGAATACGAATAATGCTACCGGTCGCAGAAAGTTGAATCACGCTAAAAATTAGGTGATATAGTATTTGCCGAGCTTTATCTTTGTCCAAAGGCCAAATTCGGCCACGTCCTGGTTCTATTGACAAGCGAATATCTTGCTCACGGCGATTAGCTGCTTCTTCCAAAGTATTAATCGCCTGCTGACAAAGCATTTCCACATCTACAGGCACTACATTGATGCTAGTAGCATTCTTATCTATTGCTGCTAGTTCGGTAATTTCATTAACTAAAGAAAGTAAGTACCGACCACTATGTTGGATGATATCTAGATATTCTCTTTGTTTAGTGGTTAAAGGCCCGTAAATCTCCCTTCCTAAAACACTGGTCATCCCTAATACGGATGTCAGAGGTGTGCGTAGTTCCTGAGTCAGTTGTGCTAGAAGTTCTAGTTTAATTTGCTTAGTTTCCTGAGCTTCTTTGTCTAAATTAGGTGAAGTGACTTTGGTGACTTTGTGAACTTCCTCATTGAGTAACAAAGGAGTAGAGTTATTCAAACTCAATTTGTCGGCTTTTTCTAACATCAGGAGACGATTTCGCTCAAATTCGCTCATACTCCAACGAGCTATAATTTGTAAAAATTCAATGTCTCGATTCGTAAAATTACGTGGTACTAGATCCATGACCGCCAACGCGCCTAAGCAGTTACCTGTAGCATCAATTAGCGGCGCACCTAAGTAAGCACGGATGCCATAATCTTGTACTAACTTGCTCCCGACTAGTGAGGTATCTGTCAGTTTTTGCGTATCGTTAATTACCAGAGTTTGAAGACTTTCTACAACCTGAGTACAAAAAGACTCGCCCCGCAACAACTGGCGACTTTGTGCCAAATGATTCATTAAGCCTAGCCTAGATAAGCCCACAGCCGATTTGAACCAATGGGATTCTTGATCTATGAATCCTAAAACAGAAATTGGTGCTTCCAAAAAGTGAGCAGCTGTTTGAGTCGCCTCTTCAAAAACGGGGATTGTTTCTGGGTGACGCAAACCTAATTCTGACAATACTGTGAGACGTTGCTGTTCTCTTGTTTCTTGAGAAGCCCAACCATCTTTAAGGACAAATAATTTCTTATCCGGCTCTACCATTGCCATCTCTACCTTAATAATTGCTCGATACTGTAATTTATATAACCACTGTGACTGGGTTATGATTTACTATTCTTAAGCATTCCCCAATTTGGCTGCTGACAAACAAGCTGTAAACAAAAATTTTGTACATTTTCTGTAAATAGGGTACGTAATTGTATAGCGTTAGTTTATTGTTCGTCCAGGGTATCCTAACTTTAGGAATACAGATGTCAGCAGCATCAGTAATCTAGTCAGTATTTTCATAATCAATATTGCGATAATAGCAAACTCGGTTGCATTATCCTGTATCTAAGGCAAACTGAAATAAATGCCGCCTAATTCCTGAACTATGGCTCATAAGTATAACTCTGTAATCAGCAAAATTCCTGATTTTTATTTTTCTGAAAATAATTAGCCCAGCGACCAAAATTTATTATATGAATACATGGCAAACTTAAAAATATTGATAATTATTTTTGAATTAAAATAAACTATGATTTGCATCTAAACTAGCTATTTAAGTCATTATTTAAATCAATCAAAAATGGGTATAGAAATAATATTGCTGAAGTTATTGGGGCTTTCAGAACTTTTGATTAGCGGCAGTAACAACTTATAATTTTATTTGGATACATTATTTTAAATTTTTTAATAAAAAATAATTGGGGTTGATATATAATTTCGATCAAGTTTCCGTTACATTTATATATGTAAATAAAGTCTAGCAAATTAAATCAGAGGATAAGTAACAATGACCAATATAAAAATTCCTTTTGTAGACCTGAAGTTACAACACGAGCTAATACAAAATGATATCAAACAGGCAATTGAGACTGTATTGGAGCGAGGGGATTTTATTTTAGGAAAAGCATTAGCAGAATTTGAAATAGCATTTGCTCAAGCTTCAGGCGCAGAATATGGAGTAGGTGTAGCATCGGGAACTGATGCGATCGCGTTAGGTTTGCAAGCGTGTAATATTGGGGCTGGGGACGAGGTAATTTTACCAGTCAATACCTTTGTAGCTACCCTGATTGGAGTTTTACAGGCGGGAGCAAAACCCATTTTTGTAGATTGCGATCGCCAAACTGCTTTAATTGATTTAGAAGCCGCAGCCAAAGCTATTACACCACGGACTAAAGCCATTATCCCAGTTCATTTATATGGGCAAATGGTATCACCCAGGCAGCTATTAGATTTTGCTGATACCTACAAAGTTTTAATCTTTGAAGATGCAGCCCAAGCACATCTAGCACACAGAGAAGGATATCAAGCTGGTAGTGTGGGGACAGCAGCAGCTTTTAGTTTTTATCCCAGCAAGAATTTAGGTGCTATGGGAGACGGAGGAATGATAGTCACCCACGATGCAGAAATAGCCCAAAAAGCTGGCCGGTTAAGAAATTATGGCTCATCCCAAAAGTATGTTCACATTGAAATGGGTACAAATAGCCGTTTGGATACATTGCAAGCAGCTATTTTATTAAAAAAATTACCACACTTGTCTCAATGGAACAGCGATCGCCTCAGCATAGCCCAACAATATGATCTAGAACTAGCACCCTTAGCCTCTGCTGGTATTATTCCCATGCAAAACCAAAGTGGTGACGGTCATATTTATCACCTTTATGTGATTAAAATTGATGATAATTGCCCCATAGACCGTCAGCAACTCCAAACAGAACTAACAAAAGCAGGCATTCAAACTGGTATTCACTACCCAATTCCTTGTCATCTCCAACCAGCTTTTACCAACCTCGGCTATAAAAACGGAGACTTTCCCCAAGCGGAAAAACTAGCCCAGCAAATACTATCCTTACCGATGTACCCTGGTTTGAGCCATAGCCAAGCCAGAGAGGTTGTAGCTGCTATCACCAGTGTAATTAGTGAAGTAGCAACCAAGCCTGCACCTACTACTGAAGTAGTGTAGTATATTAAAAGTTACAATATTTTTCTTTACGCCTCCGTGCCTCTGTGGTAAAAGAAGCAATCCTTAACCACAGAGACACTGAGAAACTATTAACTGAATTGCTGAAAATTATGGCACTTCAACAACAAATAAAAAACACAAACACAACCCAATTACTAGGTATCGGAATTTTCAGCCTTTTAGTGCTGCTGTACGCGCCCATCTTACTCCACTGGGTAGACGGTTGGCTACACAAAACTATTAGCATCGAACACGAATATTTTAGCCACGGTCTTATCGGTCTACCATTTGCAGGTTATCTGAGTTGGAAACACCGAAAACAGTGGCAACGCCTACCCAATAAAACCCATCCTTTGGGTATAGCTTTATTAGTTATTGGCGGAGTGTTTTATTTAAGTGGTGTGACAGAGTGGGTAAATCTTTCCTTACCCATAATACTGGCAGCAGTATGCCTTTGGTTTAAGGGTTTTCCAGGATTAAGACTACAGGGATTTTCCCTAATATTAGTATTTCTAGCAACTCCCACCGCAGTACCTTACCTGATTGCGCCTTACACCTTCCCTCTGCAAAGTTTTATTGCAGGGACAGCAGGTTTTATCCTCAATCAGTTTGGTATGCAAGTAGTTGTTGATGGCATCAACATTTATGTAGGGGGCAGAATTGTTGAAGTTGCTCCCTATTGTGCAGGGTTAAAAATGCTATTTACCACTATTTACGTCAGTTTAATGTTGCTCTATTGGACAGGTGCTTTATCTTCTCGTCGGGTAACAGTTTGGTTTTTATCCCTTGCCGTGATTATCAGCGTTATTGCCAACATCATTCGTAACACCTTACTGAGCTTCTTTCATGGCAGTGGTCAGGATGCCGCTTTTAAATGGTTACACGATAGTTGGGGCGGCGACCTATATTCTGCCCTCATGTTACTTTCCTTA from Nostoc sp. UHCC 0870 includes these protein-coding regions:
- the crtB gene encoding cyanoexosortase B, which produces MALQQQIKNTNTTQLLGIGIFSLLVLLYAPILLHWVDGWLHKTISIEHEYFSHGLIGLPFAGYLSWKHRKQWQRLPNKTHPLGIALLVIGGVFYLSGVTEWVNLSLPIILAAVCLWFKGFPGLRLQGFSLILVFLATPTAVPYLIAPYTFPLQSFIAGTAGFILNQFGMQVVVDGINIYVGGRIVEVAPYCAGLKMLFTTIYVSLMLLYWTGALSSRRVTVWFLSLAVIISVIANIIRNTLLSFFHGSGQDAAFKWLHDSWGGDLYSALMLLSLVPLLNWLDQYLSAPPETELEAEGLMSNE
- a CDS encoding DegT/DnrJ/EryC1/StrS family aminotransferase; its protein translation is MTNIKIPFVDLKLQHELIQNDIKQAIETVLERGDFILGKALAEFEIAFAQASGAEYGVGVASGTDAIALGLQACNIGAGDEVILPVNTFVATLIGVLQAGAKPIFVDCDRQTALIDLEAAAKAITPRTKAIIPVHLYGQMVSPRQLLDFADTYKVLIFEDAAQAHLAHREGYQAGSVGTAAAFSFYPSKNLGAMGDGGMIVTHDAEIAQKAGRLRNYGSSQKYVHIEMGTNSRLDTLQAAILLKKLPHLSQWNSDRLSIAQQYDLELAPLASAGIIPMQNQSGDGHIYHLYVIKIDDNCPIDRQQLQTELTKAGIQTGIHYPIPCHLQPAFTNLGYKNGDFPQAEKLAQQILSLPMYPGLSHSQAREVVAAITSVISEVATKPAPTTEVV
- a CDS encoding TniQ family protein, with product MLHQRTNDLWDLEKPIITERSHLNHLKPICVGTTMVESLTGYIARLADSHNVFPGILISREIAPFLKEIFLKDSSSRGLRALFHRATALNGTGVMALDFVNSLEKLTSQSNLCFLTLLSWAEIIPPRGLFNSYKTWCSACYEDWYLSGEVIYEPLIWNISNFRVCPYHHQRLQNICPHCQEVIPLLTWRSRPGYCSNCGGWLGRNDSKTSTDEFYRQGFLSKEELEWQTWVAEVLGELIAAIPYLKTPLPKENIAKSLGIAIDMVSEGNLAAFASLLGLPKNTVWMWKNGKAVPQIDLLLRICYFLRVTLLNFLTSEDIASCIKITIKPPYQRSRKPRISPKSFALEQVQDALLAVVRSGEIPPPAMREVALQLGYDRRTILQHFPDLCHTISAKYISYRKSLRLENIELSCKEVQQIVVRLCNEGIYPTENLVSQSMTKPGYLRYKEVRATLQQAQTNFSG
- a CDS encoding IctB family putative bicarbonate transporter, which gives rise to MNLVWQRFTLSYLPLKQYLSSSYLHKFLVGLLFSWRQTSVLLQWGDVIATALLSLIYALAPFVSSTLIGVLLLACVGFWLLLTLTDEPASIRTSLATPIHLLVLLYWGVAIVATALSPVPRAALNDLITLTLYLLLFALCARVLRSPRLRSWIITIYLHVSLIVSVYGLRQWRFGAVQLATWVDPTSSLSKTTRVYSYLGNPNLLAGYLVPAVVFSLVAIFAWQGWVKKSLALTMLIVNTTCLILTFSRGGWIGLLVAVFAAIVLLVYWWSVQLPDFWRTWSLPILLGGVIGLLIVAVIFVEPVRLRVFSIFADRQDSSNNFRRNVWDAVFEMIRDRPIIGIGPGHNSFNKIYPLYQRPRYSALSAYSIFLEVAVETGFVGLGCFLWLIIVISNTALLQLRRLRQSGNLEGFWLIGAFATLLGMLAHGTVDTIWFRPEVNTLWWLMVALIASYWTPLTQDPTQVDNSPQPEPTVK
- a CDS encoding GAF domain-containing sensor histidine kinase, translated to MVEPDKKLFVLKDGWASQETREQQRLTVLSELGLRHPETIPVFEEATQTAAHFLEAPISVLGFIDQESHWFKSAVGLSRLGLMNHLAQSRQLLRGESFCTQVVESLQTLVINDTQKLTDTSLVGSKLVQDYGIRAYLGAPLIDATGNCLGALAVMDLVPRNFTNRDIEFLQIIARWSMSEFERNRLLMLEKADKLSLNNSTPLLLNEEVHKVTKVTSPNLDKEAQETKQIKLELLAQLTQELRTPLTSVLGMTSVLGREIYGPLTTKQREYLDIIQHSGRYLLSLVNEITELAAIDKNATSINVVPVDVEMLCQQAINTLEEAANRREQDIRLSIEPGRGRIWPLDKDKARQILYHLIFSVIQLSATGSIIRIHVSYKENVLNITVWASHPWLGDGITEVDPYFRLNSLTLMELAGETAPYSIHLDSHEETGSLPITLEKLQNLNGDRPNISAVDPEEDLTPGEGNLSRESLGLLLSCQLAELHGGQIAIQGSAQSGHRYVLTLPLQLNNSPKTSNIS
- a CDS encoding SDR family NAD(P)-dependent oxidoreductase; the protein is MSTALITGASGGIGKAFAQELAARQTNLVLVARSEAKLHQLAQELQEKYKIQVDVIVKDLTEADAAAAVFNITKSKGLTIDLLINNAGFGDYGDFAERDGERQVKMVQLNVLALVDLTHKFLPLMRQRRSGSIINVSSIAAFQPIPYLSVYAASKAFVLSFSEALWAENRDYGIRVLVVCPGPTETSFFTEARFPMAFTSKTNKISTPEEVVNDALNALGKGVSTVISGNLLSKIITNMPRFLPRETLVHILEKQFKA